From Plectropomus leopardus isolate mb chromosome 4, YSFRI_Pleo_2.0, whole genome shotgun sequence, the proteins below share one genomic window:
- the coro2aa gene encoding coronin-2A isoform X1, which produces MTVSKMTWRPQYRSSKFRHVFGKAATKESCYDGVPITRSVQDNNFCAVNPRFLAVITECAGGGAFLVLSVHHTGKVDPHHPRVSGHRGNVLDVKWNPFNDYCIASCSEDATVKVWEIPPHGVLKNLTVPWKDLQGHSRRVGLIEWHPTANNILFSTAYDYQVMIWNLDCPEQVIKNPIRTVSHHTDVVLSMSFNTDGSLFATTCKDKKIRLMEPRSGNLLQEASCKTHKASKVLILGNTKMLFTSGTSRWNDRQFALWDQDDMSVPLLEENLDGSSGVIFPFYDPDTHMLYLAGKGDGNIRYYEISSEKPYIQYLTEYRSHLPQKGMGVMPKRGLDVSSCEVFRFYKLVTIKSLIEPLSMIVPRRSESYQEDIYPMTAGNKPALSAEEWLDGIDKGPVLMSLKPGSQIAESYSEMSKGMGNSVDTRRSQSRPGMLQLAYIHDQLGTKDGMEDSGRTEDERNRTPVSNGEDLALCSPPRTENELRLKFHKQQEEIRRLRELLSQRDVRIKQLELEIKNIKNSQSHSL; this is translated from the exons atGACATGGCGTCCTCAGTACCGCAGCTCCAAGTTCCGCCACGTGTTTGGTAAGGCCGCCACCAAGGAGAGCTGCTATGATGGTGTGCCAATCACACGCAGCGTCCAGGACAACAACTTCTGTGCTGTCAACCCACGTTTCCTGGCAGTCATCACTGAGTGTGCCGGGGGAGGGGCCTTCCTGGTCTTGTCTGTCCATCAT acGGGTAAAGTGGACCCTCACCATCCCCGAGTATCGGGCCACAGAGGAAATGTGTTAGATGTCAAATGGAATCCTTTCAACGACTACTGCATTGCCTCGTGCTCTGAGGATGCCACg gtgAAAGTGTGGGAAATCCCTCCTCATGGCGTGCTGAAGAACCTCACAGTACCATGGAAGGATCTTCAGGGTCATAGCCGGAGAGTGGGCCTCATCGAGTGGCACCCGACTGCGAACAACATCCTCTTCAGTACAGCCTATGATtaccag GTGATGATCTGGAACCTGGACTGTCCCGAGCAGGTGATTAAGAACCCCATACGGACAGTCAGCCACCACACAGACGTCGTTCTCTCCATGTCTTTCAACACAGACGGCAGCCTCTTCGCCACCACCTGCAAAGACAAGAAGATCCGACTCATGGAGCCACGTTCAGGAAACCTGCTGCAG gaaGCCAGCTGCAAGACGCACAAAGCCAGCAAGGTGCTAATCCTGGGTAACACGAAGATGCTCTTCACATCAGGCACTTCACGTTGGAACGATCGACAGTTTGCTCTGTGGGATCAG gaCGATATGTCCGTGCCTTTGTTAGAGGAGAACCTGGATGGTTCGTCAGGAGTCATTTTTCCTTTCTACgaccctgacacacacatgctctaCCTTGCTGGAAag GGTGACGGAAATATCAGGTACTATGAGATCAGCTCAGAAAAACCGTATATCCAGTACCTAACAGAGTACCGCTCGCACCTACCTCAGAAAGGAATGG GCGTGATGCCTAAGAGAGGTCTGGACGTGAGCTCCTGTGAAGTTTTCAGGTTCTACAAACTGGTGACAATCAAGAGTCTCATCGAGCCTCTTTCCATGATCGTACCCCGCAGG TCGGAGTCATACCAAGAAGACATCTATCCAATGACAGCTGGCAACAAACCTGCTCTGTCTGCAGAGGAGTGGCTCGACGGCATCGATAAAG GTCCGGTGCTAATGTCTCTGAAGCCTGGAAGTCAAATAGCAGAGTCGTACTCAGAGATGAGCAAGGGGATGGGGAACTCAGTGGACACTCGCAGGTCTCAGAGCAGACCAGGAATGCTGCAACTGGCGTATATTCATGATCAACTGGGAACCAAAGATGGCATGGAGGACAGCGGCCGTACAGAGGACGAGAGGAATAGGACACCTGTTAGCAACGGGGAAGACCTTGCACTTTGCTCTCCGCCTAGGACAGAAAATGAG
- the coro2aa gene encoding coronin-2A isoform X2 yields MTWRPQYRSSKFRHVFGKAATKESCYDGVPITRSVQDNNFCAVNPRFLAVITECAGGGAFLVLSVHHTGKVDPHHPRVSGHRGNVLDVKWNPFNDYCIASCSEDATVKVWEIPPHGVLKNLTVPWKDLQGHSRRVGLIEWHPTANNILFSTAYDYQVMIWNLDCPEQVIKNPIRTVSHHTDVVLSMSFNTDGSLFATTCKDKKIRLMEPRSGNLLQEASCKTHKASKVLILGNTKMLFTSGTSRWNDRQFALWDQDDMSVPLLEENLDGSSGVIFPFYDPDTHMLYLAGKGDGNIRYYEISSEKPYIQYLTEYRSHLPQKGMGVMPKRGLDVSSCEVFRFYKLVTIKSLIEPLSMIVPRRSESYQEDIYPMTAGNKPALSAEEWLDGIDKGPVLMSLKPGSQIAESYSEMSKGMGNSVDTRRSQSRPGMLQLAYIHDQLGTKDGMEDSGRTEDERNRTPVSNGEDLALCSPPRTENELRLKFHKQQEEIRRLRELLSQRDVRIKQLELEIKNIKNSQSHSL; encoded by the exons atGACATGGCGTCCTCAGTACCGCAGCTCCAAGTTCCGCCACGTGTTTGGTAAGGCCGCCACCAAGGAGAGCTGCTATGATGGTGTGCCAATCACACGCAGCGTCCAGGACAACAACTTCTGTGCTGTCAACCCACGTTTCCTGGCAGTCATCACTGAGTGTGCCGGGGGAGGGGCCTTCCTGGTCTTGTCTGTCCATCAT acGGGTAAAGTGGACCCTCACCATCCCCGAGTATCGGGCCACAGAGGAAATGTGTTAGATGTCAAATGGAATCCTTTCAACGACTACTGCATTGCCTCGTGCTCTGAGGATGCCACg gtgAAAGTGTGGGAAATCCCTCCTCATGGCGTGCTGAAGAACCTCACAGTACCATGGAAGGATCTTCAGGGTCATAGCCGGAGAGTGGGCCTCATCGAGTGGCACCCGACTGCGAACAACATCCTCTTCAGTACAGCCTATGATtaccag GTGATGATCTGGAACCTGGACTGTCCCGAGCAGGTGATTAAGAACCCCATACGGACAGTCAGCCACCACACAGACGTCGTTCTCTCCATGTCTTTCAACACAGACGGCAGCCTCTTCGCCACCACCTGCAAAGACAAGAAGATCCGACTCATGGAGCCACGTTCAGGAAACCTGCTGCAG gaaGCCAGCTGCAAGACGCACAAAGCCAGCAAGGTGCTAATCCTGGGTAACACGAAGATGCTCTTCACATCAGGCACTTCACGTTGGAACGATCGACAGTTTGCTCTGTGGGATCAG gaCGATATGTCCGTGCCTTTGTTAGAGGAGAACCTGGATGGTTCGTCAGGAGTCATTTTTCCTTTCTACgaccctgacacacacatgctctaCCTTGCTGGAAag GGTGACGGAAATATCAGGTACTATGAGATCAGCTCAGAAAAACCGTATATCCAGTACCTAACAGAGTACCGCTCGCACCTACCTCAGAAAGGAATGG GCGTGATGCCTAAGAGAGGTCTGGACGTGAGCTCCTGTGAAGTTTTCAGGTTCTACAAACTGGTGACAATCAAGAGTCTCATCGAGCCTCTTTCCATGATCGTACCCCGCAGG TCGGAGTCATACCAAGAAGACATCTATCCAATGACAGCTGGCAACAAACCTGCTCTGTCTGCAGAGGAGTGGCTCGACGGCATCGATAAAG GTCCGGTGCTAATGTCTCTGAAGCCTGGAAGTCAAATAGCAGAGTCGTACTCAGAGATGAGCAAGGGGATGGGGAACTCAGTGGACACTCGCAGGTCTCAGAGCAGACCAGGAATGCTGCAACTGGCGTATATTCATGATCAACTGGGAACCAAAGATGGCATGGAGGACAGCGGCCGTACAGAGGACGAGAGGAATAGGACACCTGTTAGCAACGGGGAAGACCTTGCACTTTGCTCTCCGCCTAGGACAGAAAATGAG